The genomic segment aaaagctgtagctTACCTATTAAGCCACTGCAGCGCCATCTTTCGGGCCACTTCGCTGAGTATTAGTGCGTGTGTGTACACGACTAGCCACCAGAGTGTTAGCCACCGCCTCTCAAGGCGAAGGCGGCAGACTTGGATCACCCTCTTAATCGCAGAGTACGTGAGCTTTCGAGCGCGAAGTTGGACAATAAGCCCCTGCAGTCTACCTTTCACTCCAAGACTGCCAAATTGCGAGTGACTCGCAACAATCACTCAGCACTGGCGCACTGTTTAGTCATGAAGCTCGGTGTACCACACCAAAAAAGTTCGATCCCCTAGACAACGTAACCAACATCCCAAGTGCTAACATTGCTCCTCGATCTGATCGCTTGTCAGTCATGAGGCAAGTGGTACTCGATGAAATTGACCGACGGGATGCGTCATCTCTACGATGTCACTTGCAACACGTTATATTTACTTCTGCCTACTAAGATTAAGTAGATCTACTAATTAAATTGTACGTTATTTTGTCCTTCTTTTTGATATCCAGATTTACTGCTGGAACGACGTGCACGGCTGCGAGTTCGTGGGCACCGTGGAACGGGTCCTTCGGCACTACGAGCACGAGTGCACTTTCCACACCGTCGAATGTTTGCGGTGTGGCGAGGGAGTCCTGCACAAAGATCTGCCAACGCACTACGCAGCCGGATGCAGTGCCGGTGCGTCTTCAGCAGCCCCAGAGAAGTCGTTCTCGGAGTCTACGGCGCTGGCACTTCACGGCGTGAACAGCGCACTGGAGGATCTGAAGTCGTTGTTGGCGGACCCGAGCCGGGACCAGCTTCTGTCAGCAATCCAGATCCAGATGAATGAGCTCATGGAATACGCCAGGAGTCAGGAGACCAGGTGCGCTGAGATAAGTCGCCAGCTCGGAACACCCGAGCAGAACGTAAAAGAAGACATGGTTCCAGTTGCGACCGCCAATTCCTCGACCGTGTCCCACCGGCTGCCTTCTGGGCGACATCTGGCGGAGGAGGCCAGCAAGTCGTCGTCGCTGTCGTTGCTCTCGGAGGCGGCGCTGATACTTCGGAAGTTGGAACACTTCGCCAACCTGTCATTCGAAGCTCCGAAAGATTTGCGGGAAACTTTCCAACAGGGTGGTCGCCACGGCATCATTGTTCGCTACGAGCCTTACGACGTTAGCGTTCAGAATTTAACCAGCACAGTGTTGTCAACGCGGAGCTTCAGTGAACAGTATCAGAGCGTGATTCATACCTTGACCCTCGAAAACTGTGACCCGGTTTTTCTTTGCAAAACGGGCCTGGGCACGTTCGCTCAAGTTACGGTGCTGCACATGAGGGACACGTACTTTACAGTTGCCGCCTCCGTGGAATATATTGATAGAACTCCTTATATGATTGTGAAAATTGAGTTTCACGGGCTGCTGTCTGCCTCTCGGTGTTTGCCACCTGCATGGCGTGTGGAAGTAGCAAGTGAGGACGGATGTGATGTAACTTCATTGTCTTCCTTTGACACGCCTTGTAAATGTATTATCGATAAGGACTCGTTGCTACATTTTCACCGCGGATTTAAGATATCATGTGATTACTTGAAGAAACAGCGCTTCAGCAAAGCCGGTGTAATGTTGCTTAGTATAGAGCTCTTCCATGAAGAAAGCGAGCAGTCGGGACCTTCCAGCGCCTAATATTCATCACTACTAATCCAGTATCGCACGACTATATCCTCCTCTCAGTTTACCA from the Dermacentor variabilis isolate Ectoservices chromosome 9, ASM5094787v1, whole genome shotgun sequence genome contains:
- the LOC142558162 gene encoding uncharacterized protein LOC142558162, whose product is MPFTGQRRVHRFRDHAVAGVNWRPTRFVDEVPDSRVCGLCRMIPKWAVLLPCWHILCQSCQEACSQGNTGQCPFDQEPFQEAECFGTDFPARKANSLKIYCWNDVHGCEFVGTVERVLRHYEHECTFHTVECLRCGEGVLHKDLPTHYAAGCSAGASSAAPEKSFSESTALALHGVNSALEDLKSLLADPSRDQLLSAIQIQMNELMEYARSQETRCAEISRQLGTPEQNVKEDMVPVATANSSTVSHRLPSGRHLAEEASKSSSLSLLSEAALILRKLEHFANLSFEAPKDLRETFQQGGRHGIIVRYEPYDVSVQNLTSTVLSTRSFSEQYQSVIHTLTLENCDPVFLCKTGLGTFAQVTVLHMRDTYFTVAASVEYIDRTPYMIVKIEFHGLLSASRCLPPAWRVEVASEDGCDVTSLSSFDTPCKCIIDKDSLLHFHRGFKISCDYLKKQRFSKAGVMLLSIELFHEESEQSGPSSA